The following are from one region of the Penaeus vannamei isolate JL-2024 chromosome 28, ASM4276789v1, whole genome shotgun sequence genome:
- the LOC138867021 gene encoding keratin, type I cytoskeletal 9-like, producing MRRSIAVLGLLVGAAYCFPGRISQSYGAPTVGFSSSGGHGSSFSGGSHAGGGSGFGGGRGSSFGGGSLGGFTGGSHAGGGSGFGGGRGSSFGGGSLGGFTGGSHAGGGSFSSGSFGGGSSGTSAGLSTSYGAPTSNFVSSTGGGFRGTGSHGSGSFGSKFSSGSQGSGSFGSGSHGAGSFATSHGSGFGSGSGSFGTGTHGGGSFGTGSHGGGSFGTGSHGSGSFGTGSHGGGSFGTGSHGSGSFGAGSHGSGGLSTSYGLPN from the exons ATG AGACGATCGATCGCGGTGCTTGGGCTTCTCGTGGGCGCTGCCTACTGCTTTCCTGGTAGAATTAGCCAGAGTTACGGCGCCCCGACCGTAGGCTTCAGTTCCTCTGGAGGCCATGGCAGCTCCTTCAGTGGAGGATCGCATGCTGGAGGCGGCAGTGGCTTTGGCGGTGGAAGAGGCAGCTCCTTTGGCGGTGGATCACTTGGAGGATTCACCGGAGGATCGCATGCTGGAGGCGGCAGTGGCTTTGGCGGTGGAAGAGGCAGCTCCTTTGGCGGTGGATCACTTGGAGGATTCACCGGAGGGTCGCATGCTGGAGGCGGCAGTTTTTCTAGTGGCAGCTTCGGAGGAGGCAGCTCAGGAACCTCGGCAGGACTCAGCACAAGCTACGGCGCGCCCACCAGCAATTTTGTGAGCTCAACCGGCGGTGGTTTCCGTGGAACTGGATCCCATGGCAGCGGGTCGTTTGGCAGCAAATTTAGCAGCGGATCCCAAGGAAGTGGATCCTTTGGCTCCGGATCACATGGGGCTGGGTCCTTTGCTACATCCCATGGAAGTGGATTTGGCAGTGGATCAGGATCATTTGGCACTGGAACCCACGGAGGTGGATCCTTTGGTACTGGATCCCACGGAGGTGGATCCTTCGGTACTGGATCCCACGGATCAGGGTCATTTGGTACTGGATCCCACGGAGGTGGATCCTTTGGTACTGGATCCCACGGATCTGGGTCATTTGGTGCTGGATCCCATGGCAGCGGTGGGCTGAGCACTAGCTACGGTCTCCCCAACTGA